From a single Miscanthus floridulus cultivar M001 chromosome 8, ASM1932011v1, whole genome shotgun sequence genomic region:
- the LOC136473316 gene encoding chaperonin-like RBCX protein 1, chloroplastic, which translates to MECSSAVVLPVQGAGVGRVVLPVQVQSFWRRRTTEWRRRLASSVAPARCSKMYVPGFGEGSPERKAAIILQHFFNYIAVTVVLAQLESYNREAYFELKEFISRTSLNDAEFFCKKLMRESPRLKGLAMRILEVRSGYVKNDFEWDNLKKLSFKMVDEANTKLMRDYVVEVSHIEDENHI; encoded by the exons ATGGAGTGTAGCAGTGCCGTCGTGCTTCCGGTCCAGGGCGCCGGGGTTGGGCGCGTCGTCCTCCCCGTGCAGGTGCAGTCGttctggaggaggaggacgacggagTGGCGGCGCCGGCTCGCGAGTTCCGTGGCACCGGCGAGGTGCAGCAAGATGTACGTTCCCG GCTTCGGGGAGGGTTCACCGGAGCGGAAGGCAGCAATAATCCTCCAGCACTTCTTTAACTACATCGCCGTCACGGTTGTCCTCGCTCAGCTTGAG AGTTACAACAGGGAAGCTTACTTTGAGCTGAAGGAGTTCATCAGCCGCACCTCTCTGAATGACGCTGAATTTTTCTGCAAAAAGCTGATGCGCGAGTCTCCAAGGCTTAAGGGACTAG CCATGAGGATTCTAGAG GTCCGATCTGGTTATGTGAAGAACGATTTCGAGTGGGACAATTTGAAGAAGTTATCCTTCAAG ATGGTTGATGAGGCCAACACAAAGCTCATGAGGGATTATGTCGTGGAGGTTAGCCACATTGAAGACGAAAACCATATATAA